A genomic stretch from Arachis stenosperma cultivar V10309 chromosome 3, arast.V10309.gnm1.PFL2, whole genome shotgun sequence includes:
- the LOC130969924 gene encoding protein EARLY-RESPONSIVE TO DEHYDRATION 7, chloroplastic-like isoform X2, with translation MGCCFHGSTTIPPMETSTASVAGQYSSNLRQEVLLQIAECKVHLMDEGQALELAQGHFMITKAFDENVSLATIIKVDDLQWPLTKDEPVVKLDALHYLFSLPVKDAKAIAGGTGQIVKGIFICSNAYTNKVQKGGETILNSHADERNGVVAREKIAAASKKSKINKNLKRVRKLSKMTEKLSKSLLNGVGIVSGSVITPVLKSKTGKKFLKMLPGEVLLASLDALNKVLDAAEAAEKQTFSATSKAASGMVSKRFGEDAGEATEHVLATAGHAANAAWNVFKIRKAINPASSATTGVLKNVAKNTKF, from the exons ATGGGGTGCTGCTTCCATGGCTCCACAACCATTCCACCCATGGAAACCTCCACAGCTTCAGTTGCTGGACAATACTCGTCGAATCTCAGACAAGAAGTTCTGTTGCAAATAGCAGAATGCAAAGTTCATCTTATGGATGAAGGACAAGCCCTTGAATTGGCTCAAGGCCACTTCATGATCACCAAAGCCTTTGATGAGAATGTGTCTCTTGCTACAATCATAAAGGTAGATGATCTTCAATGGCCCTTGACGAAAGATGAGCCAGTGGTGAAGCTTGATGCTCTCCATTACCTGTTCTCATTGCCTGTGAAAGATG CCAAGGCAATTGCTGGTGGGACAGGTCAGATTGTGAAGGGTATCTTCATATGCAGCAATGCTtacacaaacaag GTCCAAAAAGGAGGTGAGACAATCCTGAACAGTCATGCAGATGAGAGAAATGGTGTTGTTGCCAGAGAAAAAATAGCTGCTGCCTCAAAGAAGAGCAAGATAAATAAAAATCTCAAACg TGTGAGGAAACTATCAAAGATGACAGAAAAGTTGAGCAAATCCTTGCTGAATGGAGTTGGCATAGTTAGCGGAAGTGTGATTACCCCTGTTCTTAAATCCAAAACAGGAAAGAAATTCCTAAAGATGCTTCCTGGAGAGGTGTTGTTGGCTTCTCTTGATGCACTCA ACAAGGTTCTTGATGCAGCTGAAGCGGCCGAAAAACAAACCTTTTCTGCTACCTCCAAAGCTGCATCTGGAATGGTTTCTAAGAG GTTTGGGGAAGATGCAGGGGAAGCTACTGAGCATGTGCTTGCAACGGCGGGGCATGCTGCTAACGCTGCTTGGAATGTGTTTAAGATAAGGAAGGCCATTAATCCAGCATCCTCAGCAACCACTGGAGTATTGAAAAATGTTGCCAAGAATACAAAGTTTTAA
- the LOC130969924 gene encoding senescence/dehydration-associated protein At4g35985, chloroplastic-like isoform X1 has product MGCCFHGSTTIPPMETSTASVAGQYSSNLRQEVLLQIAECKVHLMDEGQALELAQGHFMITKAFDENVSLATIIKVDDLQWPLTKDEPVVKLDALHYLFSLPVKDGEPLSYGVTFSQNSFASMTLLDSFLKEHCCFSGLKLSKNNNDLDWREFAPRVDDYNHFLAKAIAGGTGQIVKGIFICSNAYTNKVQKGGETILNSHADERNGVVAREKIAAASKKSKINKNLKRVRKLSKMTEKLSKSLLNGVGIVSGSVITPVLKSKTGKKFLKMLPGEVLLASLDALNKVLDAAEAAEKQTFSATSKAASGMVSKRFGEDAGEATEHVLATAGHAANAAWNVFKIRKAINPASSATTGVLKNVAKNTKF; this is encoded by the exons ATGGGGTGCTGCTTCCATGGCTCCACAACCATTCCACCCATGGAAACCTCCACAGCTTCAGTTGCTGGACAATACTCGTCGAATCTCAGACAAGAAGTTCTGTTGCAAATAGCAGAATGCAAAGTTCATCTTATGGATGAAGGACAAGCCCTTGAATTGGCTCAAGGCCACTTCATGATCACCAAAGCCTTTGATGAGAATGTGTCTCTTGCTACAATCATAAAGGTAGATGATCTTCAATGGCCCTTGACGAAAGATGAGCCAGTGGTGAAGCTTGATGCTCTCCATTACCTGTTCTCATTGCCTGTGAAAGATGGTGAGCCTCTTAGCTATGGTGTTACTTTTTCACAAAACAGCTTTGcaagtatgactttgttggatTCTTTTCTAAAGGAGCATTGTTGCTTTTCTGGCTTGAAACTGAGTAAGAACAACAATGATCTTGATTGGAGGGAATTTGCTCCTAGGGTTGATGATTACAACCATTTTCTAGCCAAGGCAATTGCTGGTGGGACAGGTCAGATTGTGAAGGGTATCTTCATATGCAGCAATGCTtacacaaacaag GTCCAAAAAGGAGGTGAGACAATCCTGAACAGTCATGCAGATGAGAGAAATGGTGTTGTTGCCAGAGAAAAAATAGCTGCTGCCTCAAAGAAGAGCAAGATAAATAAAAATCTCAAACg TGTGAGGAAACTATCAAAGATGACAGAAAAGTTGAGCAAATCCTTGCTGAATGGAGTTGGCATAGTTAGCGGAAGTGTGATTACCCCTGTTCTTAAATCCAAAACAGGAAAGAAATTCCTAAAGATGCTTCCTGGAGAGGTGTTGTTGGCTTCTCTTGATGCACTCA ACAAGGTTCTTGATGCAGCTGAAGCGGCCGAAAAACAAACCTTTTCTGCTACCTCCAAAGCTGCATCTGGAATGGTTTCTAAGAG GTTTGGGGAAGATGCAGGGGAAGCTACTGAGCATGTGCTTGCAACGGCGGGGCATGCTGCTAACGCTGCTTGGAATGTGTTTAAGATAAGGAAGGCCATTAATCCAGCATCCTCAGCAACCACTGGAGTATTGAAAAATGTTGCCAAGAATACAAAGTTTTAA
- the LOC130967688 gene encoding uncharacterized protein C3F10.06c isoform X3 produces MEEESGKLSIYKAARSIKRRENNLYNALRSIYDDSIFVGEISELWPQLPLVANLRCGLWYHPRFHATCYFKSTDGHSNNCSFNTSRLNLHLALLAASKGGCMIVDSTRRGKRFPDSMSRTIPIWTCILNRAIMDFKNQLNDESSSEWDCSLHLPLWVPETEKASIEKRLDEWTQQLKASGADIASIAAGLRKPLRPLWISQKSVIWLNEVPDHDSWDFTPIILVSASASSSGVNQHRTTSEFSWNYIPGAGDDEESWARGLTPILFWNHVYDIINSGPHVCNPKVADIVEKNRVNRAYKGENAPQISVKSSNSPCLSHQEPLSTTTADISNIQINTDSSHHDLRISWLGSTNMALGTSQIDSADIDCILNCDRESISVSIPSAEAYLHLPTLSSKFDRFSLFNNLHSAVNFAQLNLSQGKRLLVCCDNGEDISVCVCLAILMSLFDEKGTYDDGKSFSVTRVTKWDMRRRLVYVCKFATNARPSRGNLRQVFNFLIGGNGVQQSPIDE; encoded by the exons atggAAGAAGAAAGCGGAAAGCTAAGTATATACAAAGCAGCGAGAAGCATAAAGCGGAGAGAGAACAACCTATACAACGCATTGAGATCGATATACGATGATTCCATATTTGTGGGTGAGATCTCTGAGCTGTGGCCTCAGCTGCCTCTTGTTGCAAACCTCCGTTGCGGGCTTTGGTACCATCCTCGCTTCCATGCCACCTGTTACTTCAAGTCCACCGACGGCCATTCCAACAATTGTTCCTTCAATACCTCTCGCCTCAATCTCCATCTCGCTCTTCTCGCTGCCTCG AAGGGAGGGTGCATGATTGTTGATTCTACTCGCAGAGGGAAGCGCTTCCCTGACAGCATGTCCAGAACTATACCCATCTGGACATGTATTTTAAATCGCGCCATTATGGATTTCAAGAACCAATTAAACGATGAGTCTTCTTCTGAGTGGGATTGCTCTTTGCATCTCCCTCTCTGGGTTCCCGAAACAGAGAAGGCTTCCATCGAGAAGCGTTTAGATGAATGGACACAACAACTGAAAGCCAGTGGTGCTGATATTGCTTCCATTGCCGCAGGCTTGAGGAAACCCCTGCGCCCTCTATGGATTTCTCAAAAGAGTGTTATCTGGTTAAATGAAGTACCTGACCATGATTCTTGGGATTTCACACCCATTATACTTGTCTCTGCGTCTGCATCTTCGTCGGGTGTAAACCAACACAGGACTACCTCTGAGTTTAGCTGGAATTACATACCTGGTGCTGGAGATGATGAAGAAAGCTGGGCTAGGGGTTTAACTCCTATTCTCTTTTGGAATCATGTTTATGATATTATAAACTCAGGTCCTCATGTATGTAATCCCAAAGTTGCGGATATAGTTGAAAAGAATAGGGTAAACCGAGCTTATAAGGGAGAAAATGCGCCACAAATCTCAGTTAAATCTTCCAACTCACCTTGTCTTTCCCATCAAGAACCATTGTCTACCACTACTGCCGATATTTCAAACATTCAAATTAACACCGACTCTTCTCATCACGATTTGAGAATATCTTGGTTAGGATCAACTAATATGGCACTTGGAACATCTCAAATTG ATTCCGCTGACATTGATTGCATACTGAATTGTGATCGCGAGTCCATCTCTGTCTCTATTCCCAGTGCGGAAGCATACTTGCATCTCCCAACTCTA AGTTCAAAGTTTGATCGTTTTTCCTTGTTCAACAATCTACATTCGGCGGTGAACTTTGCACAGTTGAATCTCAGCCAGGGAAAAAGACTTCTTGTTTGTTGTGATAACG GGGAAGACATTAGTGTATGCGTTTGTCTAGCCATTTTGATGTCCTTATTTGATGAAAAAG GTACTTACGATGATGGGAAATCATTTAGTGTGACACGCGTCACTAAATGGGATATGCGGCGTAGGCTCGTATATGTATGTAAGTTTGCAACAAATGCTCGACCATCCAGAGGAAATTTGAGACAAGTTTTTAACTTTCTTATTGGTGGAAATGGCGTACAACAATCCCCCATAGACGAGTga
- the LOC130967688 gene encoding uncharacterized protein C3F10.06c isoform X1 yields the protein MEEESGKLSIYKAARSIKRRENNLYNALRSIYDDSIFVGEISELWPQLPLVANLRCGLWYHPRFHATCYFKSTDGHSNNCSFNTSRLNLHLALLAASKGGCMIVDSTRRGKRFPDSMSRTIPIWTCILNRAIMDFKNQLNDESSSEWDCSLHLPLWVPETEKASIEKRLDEWTQQLKASGADIASIAAGLRKPLRPLWISQKSVIWLNEVPDHDSWDFTPIILVSASASSSGVNQHRTTSEFSWNYIPGAGDDEESWARGLTPILFWNHVYDIINSGPHVCNPKVADIVEKNRVNRAYKGENAPQISVKSSNSPCLSHQEPLSTTTADISNIQINTDSSHHDLRISWLGSTNMALGTSQIAADSADIDCILNCDRESISVSIPSAEAYLHLPTLSSKFDRFSLFNNLHSAVNFAQLNLSQGKRLLVCCDNGEDISVCVCLAILMSLFDEKGTYDDGKSFSVTRVTKWDMRRRLVYVCKFATNARPSRGNLRQVFNFLIGGNGVQQSPIDE from the exons atggAAGAAGAAAGCGGAAAGCTAAGTATATACAAAGCAGCGAGAAGCATAAAGCGGAGAGAGAACAACCTATACAACGCATTGAGATCGATATACGATGATTCCATATTTGTGGGTGAGATCTCTGAGCTGTGGCCTCAGCTGCCTCTTGTTGCAAACCTCCGTTGCGGGCTTTGGTACCATCCTCGCTTCCATGCCACCTGTTACTTCAAGTCCACCGACGGCCATTCCAACAATTGTTCCTTCAATACCTCTCGCCTCAATCTCCATCTCGCTCTTCTCGCTGCCTCG AAGGGAGGGTGCATGATTGTTGATTCTACTCGCAGAGGGAAGCGCTTCCCTGACAGCATGTCCAGAACTATACCCATCTGGACATGTATTTTAAATCGCGCCATTATGGATTTCAAGAACCAATTAAACGATGAGTCTTCTTCTGAGTGGGATTGCTCTTTGCATCTCCCTCTCTGGGTTCCCGAAACAGAGAAGGCTTCCATCGAGAAGCGTTTAGATGAATGGACACAACAACTGAAAGCCAGTGGTGCTGATATTGCTTCCATTGCCGCAGGCTTGAGGAAACCCCTGCGCCCTCTATGGATTTCTCAAAAGAGTGTTATCTGGTTAAATGAAGTACCTGACCATGATTCTTGGGATTTCACACCCATTATACTTGTCTCTGCGTCTGCATCTTCGTCGGGTGTAAACCAACACAGGACTACCTCTGAGTTTAGCTGGAATTACATACCTGGTGCTGGAGATGATGAAGAAAGCTGGGCTAGGGGTTTAACTCCTATTCTCTTTTGGAATCATGTTTATGATATTATAAACTCAGGTCCTCATGTATGTAATCCCAAAGTTGCGGATATAGTTGAAAAGAATAGGGTAAACCGAGCTTATAAGGGAGAAAATGCGCCACAAATCTCAGTTAAATCTTCCAACTCACCTTGTCTTTCCCATCAAGAACCATTGTCTACCACTACTGCCGATATTTCAAACATTCAAATTAACACCGACTCTTCTCATCACGATTTGAGAATATCTTGGTTAGGATCAACTAATATGGCACTTGGAACATCTCAAATTG CTGCAGATTCCGCTGACATTGATTGCATACTGAATTGTGATCGCGAGTCCATCTCTGTCTCTATTCCCAGTGCGGAAGCATACTTGCATCTCCCAACTCTA AGTTCAAAGTTTGATCGTTTTTCCTTGTTCAACAATCTACATTCGGCGGTGAACTTTGCACAGTTGAATCTCAGCCAGGGAAAAAGACTTCTTGTTTGTTGTGATAACG GGGAAGACATTAGTGTATGCGTTTGTCTAGCCATTTTGATGTCCTTATTTGATGAAAAAG GTACTTACGATGATGGGAAATCATTTAGTGTGACACGCGTCACTAAATGGGATATGCGGCGTAGGCTCGTATATGTATGTAAGTTTGCAACAAATGCTCGACCATCCAGAGGAAATTTGAGACAAGTTTTTAACTTTCTTATTGGTGGAAATGGCGTACAACAATCCCCCATAGACGAGTga
- the LOC130967688 gene encoding uncharacterized protein C3F10.06c isoform X2, with protein MEEESGKLSIYKAARSIKRRENNLYNALRSIYDDSIFVGEISELWPQLPLVANLRCGLWYHPRFHATCYFKSTDGHSNNCSFNTSRLNLHLALLAASGGCMIVDSTRRGKRFPDSMSRTIPIWTCILNRAIMDFKNQLNDESSSEWDCSLHLPLWVPETEKASIEKRLDEWTQQLKASGADIASIAAGLRKPLRPLWISQKSVIWLNEVPDHDSWDFTPIILVSASASSSGVNQHRTTSEFSWNYIPGAGDDEESWARGLTPILFWNHVYDIINSGPHVCNPKVADIVEKNRVNRAYKGENAPQISVKSSNSPCLSHQEPLSTTTADISNIQINTDSSHHDLRISWLGSTNMALGTSQIAADSADIDCILNCDRESISVSIPSAEAYLHLPTLSSKFDRFSLFNNLHSAVNFAQLNLSQGKRLLVCCDNGEDISVCVCLAILMSLFDEKGTYDDGKSFSVTRVTKWDMRRRLVYVCKFATNARPSRGNLRQVFNFLIGGNGVQQSPIDE; from the exons atggAAGAAGAAAGCGGAAAGCTAAGTATATACAAAGCAGCGAGAAGCATAAAGCGGAGAGAGAACAACCTATACAACGCATTGAGATCGATATACGATGATTCCATATTTGTGGGTGAGATCTCTGAGCTGTGGCCTCAGCTGCCTCTTGTTGCAAACCTCCGTTGCGGGCTTTGGTACCATCCTCGCTTCCATGCCACCTGTTACTTCAAGTCCACCGACGGCCATTCCAACAATTGTTCCTTCAATACCTCTCGCCTCAATCTCCATCTCGCTCTTCTCGCTGCCTCG GGAGGGTGCATGATTGTTGATTCTACTCGCAGAGGGAAGCGCTTCCCTGACAGCATGTCCAGAACTATACCCATCTGGACATGTATTTTAAATCGCGCCATTATGGATTTCAAGAACCAATTAAACGATGAGTCTTCTTCTGAGTGGGATTGCTCTTTGCATCTCCCTCTCTGGGTTCCCGAAACAGAGAAGGCTTCCATCGAGAAGCGTTTAGATGAATGGACACAACAACTGAAAGCCAGTGGTGCTGATATTGCTTCCATTGCCGCAGGCTTGAGGAAACCCCTGCGCCCTCTATGGATTTCTCAAAAGAGTGTTATCTGGTTAAATGAAGTACCTGACCATGATTCTTGGGATTTCACACCCATTATACTTGTCTCTGCGTCTGCATCTTCGTCGGGTGTAAACCAACACAGGACTACCTCTGAGTTTAGCTGGAATTACATACCTGGTGCTGGAGATGATGAAGAAAGCTGGGCTAGGGGTTTAACTCCTATTCTCTTTTGGAATCATGTTTATGATATTATAAACTCAGGTCCTCATGTATGTAATCCCAAAGTTGCGGATATAGTTGAAAAGAATAGGGTAAACCGAGCTTATAAGGGAGAAAATGCGCCACAAATCTCAGTTAAATCTTCCAACTCACCTTGTCTTTCCCATCAAGAACCATTGTCTACCACTACTGCCGATATTTCAAACATTCAAATTAACACCGACTCTTCTCATCACGATTTGAGAATATCTTGGTTAGGATCAACTAATATGGCACTTGGAACATCTCAAATTG CTGCAGATTCCGCTGACATTGATTGCATACTGAATTGTGATCGCGAGTCCATCTCTGTCTCTATTCCCAGTGCGGAAGCATACTTGCATCTCCCAACTCTA AGTTCAAAGTTTGATCGTTTTTCCTTGTTCAACAATCTACATTCGGCGGTGAACTTTGCACAGTTGAATCTCAGCCAGGGAAAAAGACTTCTTGTTTGTTGTGATAACG GGGAAGACATTAGTGTATGCGTTTGTCTAGCCATTTTGATGTCCTTATTTGATGAAAAAG GTACTTACGATGATGGGAAATCATTTAGTGTGACACGCGTCACTAAATGGGATATGCGGCGTAGGCTCGTATATGTATGTAAGTTTGCAACAAATGCTCGACCATCCAGAGGAAATTTGAGACAAGTTTTTAACTTTCTTATTGGTGGAAATGGCGTACAACAATCCCCCATAGACGAGTga
- the LOC130967688 gene encoding uncharacterized protein C3F10.06c isoform X4, whose product MIVDSTRRGKRFPDSMSRTIPIWTCILNRAIMDFKNQLNDESSSEWDCSLHLPLWVPETEKASIEKRLDEWTQQLKASGADIASIAAGLRKPLRPLWISQKSVIWLNEVPDHDSWDFTPIILVSASASSSGVNQHRTTSEFSWNYIPGAGDDEESWARGLTPILFWNHVYDIINSGPHVCNPKVADIVEKNRVNRAYKGENAPQISVKSSNSPCLSHQEPLSTTTADISNIQINTDSSHHDLRISWLGSTNMALGTSQIAADSADIDCILNCDRESISVSIPSAEAYLHLPTLSSKFDRFSLFNNLHSAVNFAQLNLSQGKRLLVCCDNGEDISVCVCLAILMSLFDEKGTYDDGKSFSVTRVTKWDMRRRLVYVCKFATNARPSRGNLRQVFNFLIGGNGVQQSPIDE is encoded by the exons ATGATTGTTGATTCTACTCGCAGAGGGAAGCGCTTCCCTGACAGCATGTCCAGAACTATACCCATCTGGACATGTATTTTAAATCGCGCCATTATGGATTTCAAGAACCAATTAAACGATGAGTCTTCTTCTGAGTGGGATTGCTCTTTGCATCTCCCTCTCTGGGTTCCCGAAACAGAGAAGGCTTCCATCGAGAAGCGTTTAGATGAATGGACACAACAACTGAAAGCCAGTGGTGCTGATATTGCTTCCATTGCCGCAGGCTTGAGGAAACCCCTGCGCCCTCTATGGATTTCTCAAAAGAGTGTTATCTGGTTAAATGAAGTACCTGACCATGATTCTTGGGATTTCACACCCATTATACTTGTCTCTGCGTCTGCATCTTCGTCGGGTGTAAACCAACACAGGACTACCTCTGAGTTTAGCTGGAATTACATACCTGGTGCTGGAGATGATGAAGAAAGCTGGGCTAGGGGTTTAACTCCTATTCTCTTTTGGAATCATGTTTATGATATTATAAACTCAGGTCCTCATGTATGTAATCCCAAAGTTGCGGATATAGTTGAAAAGAATAGGGTAAACCGAGCTTATAAGGGAGAAAATGCGCCACAAATCTCAGTTAAATCTTCCAACTCACCTTGTCTTTCCCATCAAGAACCATTGTCTACCACTACTGCCGATATTTCAAACATTCAAATTAACACCGACTCTTCTCATCACGATTTGAGAATATCTTGGTTAGGATCAACTAATATGGCACTTGGAACATCTCAAATTG CTGCAGATTCCGCTGACATTGATTGCATACTGAATTGTGATCGCGAGTCCATCTCTGTCTCTATTCCCAGTGCGGAAGCATACTTGCATCTCCCAACTCTA AGTTCAAAGTTTGATCGTTTTTCCTTGTTCAACAATCTACATTCGGCGGTGAACTTTGCACAGTTGAATCTCAGCCAGGGAAAAAGACTTCTTGTTTGTTGTGATAACG GGGAAGACATTAGTGTATGCGTTTGTCTAGCCATTTTGATGTCCTTATTTGATGAAAAAG GTACTTACGATGATGGGAAATCATTTAGTGTGACACGCGTCACTAAATGGGATATGCGGCGTAGGCTCGTATATGTATGTAAGTTTGCAACAAATGCTCGACCATCCAGAGGAAATTTGAGACAAGTTTTTAACTTTCTTATTGGTGGAAATGGCGTACAACAATCCCCCATAGACGAGTga